In Paenibacillus sp. BIC5C1, a genomic segment contains:
- a CDS encoding glycosyltransferase family 4 protein codes for MRLLQALFFPPEQPGGVSSMIPYMQERFTTPRWEMDLFSLPKRIRNKGREDIQFETFDWTTYQDSPVVQKYMQTYRDYLWWTKLRIQKPYDLIHAHHPIAGLAMKKVFPDVPLIQTIHSSYERELILNGRIEPNGPEHQFLLAIYGELEHQAERLLTVSDSFRRYLAPHVQHPDVIGVIPNGFDEKRFKPIPHENAIPQLVTVCRLVPAKGLDILFKACAELKARGHDYVLHIIGDGPIRPDLEELAQRLGIYNETIFYGYTLHPEEFMPFFDIFVLPSRAEAFGSVFAEAALSCLALVGTDVGGIPEQIENGSNGLLVPSEDPSALAEALEKVMVDPAYRYELARSACEKAKTHYSLGRSVNELKKMYLQFPSQF; via the coding sequence GTGAGATTGCTGCAGGCGCTTTTCTTTCCTCCGGAGCAGCCCGGAGGTGTATCCTCTATGATTCCGTATATGCAAGAGAGGTTTACAACCCCGAGGTGGGAGATGGATCTGTTCTCTTTGCCTAAGCGAATTCGCAACAAAGGCAGGGAAGATATCCAGTTTGAGACGTTCGATTGGACTACGTATCAGGATAGTCCTGTCGTGCAAAAATATATGCAAACCTACCGGGATTATTTGTGGTGGACCAAGCTGCGTATTCAGAAGCCTTACGATCTGATTCATGCCCATCACCCTATTGCGGGGCTTGCAATGAAGAAGGTTTTCCCGGATGTTCCTCTCATTCAAACGATTCACTCCAGTTATGAGCGAGAGCTGATACTGAATGGACGCATTGAGCCGAACGGACCGGAGCATCAATTCCTGCTGGCCATCTATGGTGAGCTAGAGCACCAGGCAGAGCGATTATTAACGGTATCGGATTCTTTCCGTCGTTATCTGGCGCCTCATGTACAGCATCCCGATGTTATCGGTGTGATTCCGAATGGTTTTGATGAGAAAAGGTTTAAGCCAATCCCCCATGAGAATGCGATACCACAGCTGGTCACCGTATGCCGTCTGGTTCCGGCGAAAGGGCTGGATATTCTGTTCAAAGCCTGTGCCGAGTTAAAAGCGCGGGGACATGATTATGTGCTTCATATTATCGGGGACGGACCCATCCGTCCAGATTTGGAAGAATTAGCTCAGCGGCTGGGCATTTATAATGAGACTATTTTTTATGGTTACACGCTGCACCCCGAGGAATTCATGCCATTTTTTGATATTTTTGTACTTCCTTCACGGGCGGAGGCGTTCGGGTCTGTTTTCGCGGAAGCAGCGCTTAGCTGTCTTGCTCTTGTAGGTACAGATGTTGGCGGCATACCAGAGCAGATCGAGAACGGCAGTAACGGCTTGCTGGTGCCTTCAGAAGACCCTTCTGCACTGGCAGAAGCACTGGAGAAGGTGATGGTTGACCCGGCGTACCGTTATGAGCTCGCTCGTTCAGCATGTGAGAAGGCCAAAACCCATTACTCTTTGGGAAGATCGGTCAATGAACTGAAAAAAATGTATTTGCAATTCCCGAGCCAGTTCTAA
- a CDS encoding carboxymuconolactone decarboxylase family protein has protein sequence MTLMNDKVHAYKDQIGELSDVLPAVVKSYHEFTGECFQAGEIDAKTKQLIALGIGLFANNEVCTFYHVEEARAKGATDQEIMETVAVAGAVGGGHALSQGALRVQKALH, from the coding sequence ATGACATTGATGAATGATAAGGTTCATGCCTATAAAGATCAGATTGGTGAATTAAGCGACGTGCTTCCAGCTGTGGTGAAGTCTTATCATGAATTCACTGGAGAATGTTTTCAGGCAGGTGAGATTGATGCCAAGACCAAACAGCTGATTGCGCTGGGCATTGGTTTGTTTGCAAACAATGAGGTATGTACGTTTTACCACGTGGAAGAAGCACGTGCCAAAGGAGCGACCGATCAGGAGATTATGGAGACGGTTGCTGTGGCTGGAGCAGTTGGCGGAGGCCATGCGTTGTCTCAGGGTGCATTGAGAGTACAGAAGGCTTTACATTAA
- a CDS encoding YkvI family membrane protein gives MKQAFRVLQIAFTYIGTVVGAGFATGQEILQFFTQYGKWATITIGLSTMLFVWLGTKMMLIAHDTGSRSYEDLNKHLFGHKAGNWITWVTLLILIGVNSVMLAGAGSVFVEHLGLHYQTGLIVTLIGTYLLLGRGIQAILQMNSIVVPMMLLLSLLMITSTIHHPGANRFVTLTTDSNPIQVWLSPLLYTSFNLALAQAVLVPVGNQIRSRKVLKWGGVLGGIGVGFMLMAAHFAMSAQMPGITQFEIPMGSIAFQLGWVVQSIYVSLIFMEIFSTFVADIYGMTLQLRQHVHVHPKLIILAIMLLCYSLSQFGFSSLLSILYPIFGSLALIWGAKLVMDRWGSFRGRNKHL, from the coding sequence ATGAAACAGGCATTTCGGGTGCTGCAGATCGCATTTACATACATTGGAACGGTAGTAGGAGCCGGCTTTGCAACAGGACAGGAGATATTGCAGTTTTTTACCCAGTATGGCAAATGGGCCACCATTACCATTGGCTTATCGACCATGCTCTTTGTCTGGTTAGGTACAAAAATGATGCTGATTGCCCATGATACCGGCTCACGCTCATACGAAGATCTCAACAAGCATCTATTCGGTCATAAAGCAGGAAACTGGATTACCTGGGTTACCCTTCTTATTCTCATCGGAGTAAACAGTGTCATGCTGGCTGGAGCAGGCTCGGTCTTTGTAGAGCATCTGGGGCTTCATTACCAGACCGGACTGATTGTTACCCTTATCGGTACTTATCTACTGCTTGGACGGGGCATTCAGGCTATTCTGCAAATGAACAGTATCGTAGTGCCCATGATGCTCCTGCTCTCTCTGCTTATGATCACCAGCACCATACATCATCCCGGCGCAAACCGATTTGTTACATTAACCACAGACAGCAATCCAATCCAGGTCTGGTTATCTCCTCTTTTGTATACTTCATTCAACCTGGCACTTGCCCAAGCTGTACTCGTTCCGGTGGGGAACCAGATTCGAAGCCGAAAGGTACTGAAATGGGGCGGCGTTCTGGGCGGGATTGGTGTAGGATTCATGCTTATGGCAGCTCACTTCGCCATGTCAGCCCAGATGCCTGGCATCACACAATTTGAAATTCCGATGGGCAGCATTGCCTTTCAACTTGGATGGGTAGTCCAGTCTATCTATGTATCCCTGATTTTTATGGAAATCTTCAGTACATTTGTAGCCGATATTTATGGAATGACCCTCCAACTCAGACAGCACGTCCACGTACATCCCAAACTAATCATACTGGCCATCATGCTGTTATGTTATTCGCTCAGCCAGTTTGGATTTAGTTCCCTGCTCTCTATCCTTTACCCCATTTTCGGCAGTTTGGCACTAATCTGGGGGGCAAAATTGGTAATGGATCGATGGGGAAGCTTTCGAGGTCGTAACAAACACCTATAA
- a CDS encoding xanthine phosphoribosyltransferase, protein MEVLKQRILQEGVVMSDQVLKLDGLLNHQIDPALTMEMGREFAARFRESGVTRVITVESSGIPVAFAAAHELGVPLVFARRKKTLLADPDAYCERVPSFTKGIVTDIMVSREYIHENDRILFIDDIIANGDAARGVIKIIERSGAELVGFGVVVEKCFQAGARTIREQGIPVEALVRIRSLNDGTVQFDDNEL, encoded by the coding sequence ATGGAAGTATTGAAACAACGAATTTTACAAGAAGGCGTAGTCATGTCGGATCAGGTGCTGAAGCTGGATGGTCTGCTGAATCATCAGATTGATCCTGCATTGACGATGGAAATGGGACGTGAATTTGCCGCCCGTTTTCGTGAAAGTGGTGTAACTCGGGTCATTACAGTGGAGTCTTCCGGGATTCCGGTCGCTTTTGCTGCCGCACATGAACTGGGTGTTCCGCTGGTATTTGCCCGTCGCAAAAAAACACTTTTGGCTGACCCCGATGCCTACTGTGAAAGAGTGCCTTCTTTTACCAAAGGGATCGTAACGGATATTATGGTGTCCCGTGAATATATTCATGAGAATGACCGTATTTTGTTTATTGATGATATCATTGCGAATGGAGATGCCGCTCGCGGTGTCATCAAAATTATCGAACGTTCGGGTGCAGAACTGGTCGGATTCGGTGTCGTGGTCGAAAAATGTTTTCAGGCCGGAGCGCGCACCATTCGTGAGCAGGGTATCCCGGTTGAAGCGTTGGTGCGCATTCGTTCACTGAACGATGGCACCGTGCAATTTGACGATAACGAATTGTGA
- a CDS encoding C40 family peptidase: MKKLIISIFGAAVLFTSGAASTEASSINTVVNNMTGIPYKWGGTTLAGFDCSGFMRYIFNKYSIELPRTSQQQAKAGTPVSKANLRTGDLVFFNTMGNGISHTGVYIGGGQFAHASSSKGVSITQLSNPYFNDRYVTARRVTGQFMYNKMLGKI; the protein is encoded by the coding sequence TTGAAAAAGCTTATCATCTCCATTTTTGGAGCAGCAGTTCTATTTACATCCGGTGCAGCAAGCACAGAGGCAAGCAGTATTAACACCGTCGTTAACAACATGACAGGCATACCTTACAAATGGGGCGGCACAACATTGGCCGGATTTGATTGCTCTGGATTTATGAGATATATTTTCAACAAATATAGCATTGAATTACCACGCACTTCCCAGCAACAAGCTAAGGCCGGCACTCCGGTATCCAAAGCTAATCTGCGTACGGGTGACCTGGTATTCTTTAATACGATGGGCAATGGCATTTCACATACAGGTGTATATATCGGGGGCGGACAATTCGCTCATGCTTCAAGCAGCAAGGGTGTCAGCATCACTCAATTATCCAATCCTTACTTCAATGATCGTTACGTAACAGCACGCCGGGTAACGGGACAGTTTATGTATAACAAGATGCTGGGCAAAATATAA
- a CDS encoding Cof-type HAD-IIB family hydrolase — translation MTIKLIALDVDGTLLNDHHELTEMTQETLIRASRQGAEIVLCSGRGPANTIPFMEQMGLDGYVITHNGAVTAHVQTREVVHHFAMDGQGLEPFITYCRTQGVHFDINTAFGLYVDQPEGLELQVREMYQNFMAEPLKLPQWADMTEPLAKFTAFGPIEQMNAVQQEWSTWNLPYYMTRSGDFFIDLMHPEASKGAALKRLAEAKGILPSEIMAVGNYYNDITMLTFAGKGVAMDNSPEEVKAAADEVTLSNNDQGVAHAIQKYVLSV, via the coding sequence ATGACAATTAAATTAATCGCACTGGATGTTGATGGAACGCTGCTTAATGATCATCATGAACTTACTGAAATGACGCAAGAGACCTTAATTCGTGCTTCCCGTCAGGGAGCTGAGATTGTCCTGTGTTCAGGCAGAGGTCCTGCGAACACGATTCCGTTTATGGAGCAGATGGGACTTGACGGATATGTCATTACACATAATGGGGCGGTAACTGCTCATGTTCAGACTCGTGAGGTGGTGCACCATTTTGCTATGGATGGACAAGGACTGGAACCTTTCATAACCTACTGCCGAACGCAGGGTGTGCATTTTGATATCAACACGGCGTTTGGACTCTATGTGGATCAGCCGGAAGGGTTGGAGTTGCAGGTACGCGAAATGTATCAAAACTTCATGGCAGAGCCATTAAAGCTGCCTCAATGGGCTGATATGACAGAGCCACTTGCGAAATTCACTGCGTTTGGACCCATCGAGCAGATGAATGCGGTGCAACAGGAGTGGTCGACTTGGAATCTTCCATATTATATGACGCGCAGCGGTGATTTTTTCATTGATCTGATGCATCCTGAAGCCTCCAAAGGTGCAGCTCTAAAAAGACTGGCTGAAGCAAAAGGAATCCTGCCTTCAGAGATCATGGCGGTAGGTAACTACTATAATGACATCACAATGTTAACCTTTGCAGGCAAAGGTGTGGCGATGGACAATTCCCCGGAGGAAGTTAAAGCTGCTGCGGATGAGGTTACACTTTCGAACAACGATCAAGGTGTGGCCCACGCTATCCAAAAATATGTGTTGTCTGTCTAA
- a CDS encoding GNAT family N-acetyltransferase, protein MKRSFSITTDYINDEFKALRAQPEDTEDVMSLLMETAEWLRSQGSSQWNALLKGEDSHNTAEAIQRGDVFVFKKGSDVAGMVILMSQPSAWDVHLWGSKAHAGDGALYLHRLAIRRKYAQSGLGRAILQWSSSGIQFEDKHIVRLDCGAKNATLNAFYVRNGYTFVGETDGFSTYEKAVTHQSV, encoded by the coding sequence ATGAAGCGCTCATTTAGTATCACAACAGACTACATTAATGATGAATTTAAGGCATTGCGGGCTCAGCCAGAAGACACGGAGGATGTGATGTCTCTGCTTATGGAAACAGCCGAATGGCTGCGGAGCCAGGGGTCTTCTCAATGGAATGCGTTGTTAAAAGGTGAGGATTCTCATAATACGGCGGAGGCCATTCAGCGTGGCGACGTATTTGTATTTAAAAAGGGATCTGACGTAGCTGGCATGGTCATTTTGATGAGCCAGCCAAGTGCATGGGATGTGCATTTATGGGGAAGCAAAGCGCATGCCGGGGATGGCGCGCTTTATCTGCACCGATTAGCCATTCGCAGAAAGTATGCCCAGAGTGGACTAGGACGGGCGATTTTGCAATGGTCCAGCAGCGGGATACAGTTTGAGGACAAACATATTGTCCGATTGGATTGTGGAGCCAAGAACGCAACATTGAACGCATTCTACGTGCGTAATGGCTACACTTTTGTAGGAGAGACAGACGGCTTCAGTACGTATGAGAAGGCGGTCACACATCAATCTGTATAA